The genomic DNA tttaaaagggaaattttattgatttcaagcacaatacatcaaggtgatacatCGTCTTGAAAATTTCCCGACCTCTGCCTAAATGACACACAGCCTAAAAAGAGTTTGATAAAGATCCTTCCACACTAATGACTGTCAATCCGAAGACTAGACCGCCACCCATGTGCCCGGGCAAAAAAAAACCTTGGGCCACCTGTGCCAAGAAATGAGAGGCCGCTACAAGCTTGTCCTGCAAAGTATACTTCTGAAGGATAGCCCATGTACGGATCCAGTGCGTAGTTAAGTAGATAATCTGCAAAAAGGAAGATTTTTTGTTATCGAACACCACCGCATTTCTGCATAGccaaacagaccaacacaaggctGTCGCGCCCAGAAGTACTAGCGGCTTATATTCTTTAGAAATTCCATTGAGCCAACTCCCACACATACTAGGCATATTATGAGGTTTTGGTATGCCCCAGGCCCGCATAGACCGAAGCCCATACCATTTCTCGTGAATCGGCAGTCAAAAAACAGATGTTGTATCGTTTCATTCTCATGACAGAAACAGCACTGTTGGTTCCCCTGCCAATTCCGTTTTGCAAGATTATCCTTTGTAAAAATGACGCCTCGTCTAAGATACCAGAGGAATATCTTTATCTTGAGTGGGGCTTTTAATTTCCATATTCTCTTATTTAGATTAGGGAGTGTTCTGATTGATTAAACCCAGAACATATACTGATTATCTGGCAGCATATACAGATCAAATACCCTTCTTGCATTGTTTCATCCCCGTCGGCGCGGTGATTACGTGAATGCATATGCAACCTCTCATGTACGCTCACTCGCTCAGGTGCAGGTTGGGACTTGGGACCAACCGTCCTCCTGCAACGCCCAAGGCCTCGTATCCTCATGCCCTGCGGCTGCGTCgttccactactagaaaacaggccaaaaaTCCAGGCCAAAggaaccacttgttgcttgaACCGGTACTAATGGGAGACATCAGTACTGGCTGCATCAATAGCCGGTACTCTTGGCCTGCAACAAGCACTGGCAAGGCGCGCCACGGCACAAACCGGTGCCAATGCACTGACAAAGGCACCTATTAAATCCATCAGCCGGTACCAAATTGGCCATGCAtcaatggcaccgggtggtggcacAACTCGGTGGTTATGGAGCAGACATTAGCACTGGGTCATGCCATGCCCCCGTGCCTCTGCTGGCACTggacataggcaccggttggtgctttcaaccggtgctgaataAGTACTTTTGGCACCGGTTGATTAGCACAAACCGGTGCCGTTGTGCTCTTACTATAAATACCCCGTCCTCTCCCCCCtttcaagctgccgtgaactcactgttcatggcagctgagtgaggaaAGGGGTGgcgattttttcatttttttaaaaagttaGTAATACTATTTTCAAtacttttataaattaattttgtagatgtagttagcacatgatttagtttatacacataataaatatttgtagatatATTTTTGGACCCCATTTAGTTTATGGTATCATATTATTGTTATATAAAATATTAGGCATAagataactatttatttatatacagttaggatttggattattttatttttatattaggcatgcataatatatatatttatagtatataattttgatgacactccaatttaatttgtttcgtAATCAATCATTGTTTAATTTaatatattaatattttagCTTCAATTTTTATTTAAGAATGGTTATGTTGACACTAGAAAGATGCTGAAGgacacgttgtagaagatgatctgggtcagatgctgcgcgaagccgAGGAAATTTGTGAAACTGAAAAGGAATCTAGAGATCTGAAgagtatgttggaggactacagaacattgttgtacccagattgcaaacaaagccaaaagaagttgggtaccacattgaaattattgcaatggaaggcatcaaatggtttgtctgacacgggattcgaggagttgctaaaacttataaaaaacttactccctgagggtaacaccttgccggagacaacatacgaggcaaaaaagtcGTTTGTCCATTacgattagaggcacagaagatacatgcttgtcctaatgactgcatctgatgaggacatcgccaCATTGGACATGCACGAACCGGCCTCATCTCCAAGTTACAAGTCGACTCCAACTCGGTCTTCATGTTCATCTCAGATTCAGCCAACACCCCTGCATGGTTTCGGCGATATCTCCCTCATACGGAGTCTTAATgaggtgatcttggatgcgttggaattgTGACGACGAGACGCTTCTTTTGGTTCTAGTCCCAGCTCCAAAAGCCTCCTGAATCATTCTGTGTGACTATGGAAAGGTGTCGCGACACCTGTTTTGGGCCTTTTCAGGCTTTGTtgtcgggccttaagcccaagTTGTGGGCGCCCCACCCCTGGACGCCCCCAACCCTAGGTCGCCCCTAGCtcataaactcagtagccgccgctgatagacttgggttttgtttagtttttgTGTTTTTCTTCGAGAAATAGAGATtgattcttgatctcctccactgtgttgATTAGTCCTTTAtaatcgagttcttgaacccccactttgatttttgcttcataaatatttgcaatttcagattgcgtgtttatcctttcctgcttgtgttcttcgattcgcttgcttgaaaagccttctcggcgaggtcaatcaagttgtgcttggttgataaccagcggagcggtggtgtaacagttgcaggcttcgaattcgtgtctgattagaagtcggATCGCCAACATCACgtactccaccaatcgaatctaccctacctctcggaagatcgggcctagtctTTATCAAGTGGTATTAGATTTCCGGTTTCCCGTGAGGTATTACCCTTCGTTTCTCCCTTTTGATTCATTTCGTCTCACTGTCCTCGAGACCACAAAAACCCTACAAAAAAATATCACTGTCCTAGAACCGTTTTAGCCTTTGCAATTTCGTTTCAAATTCGCTTTGTTGAGTTTGTGTCCGTGGTcgagtcttgttgctggtttagtgtGTTCCTGGTCGTAGTTCAATCGCCCGTTGCAGTTTGTTTCCGCCGCTATCCCATCCACCTTTACCCAAACAAcagtcgatccaccccattactcGACTTGCCCTCACTAGCCGCCTTGCGTGAACTCTCGCCGCGCCAGCCCTAGATAGGTTGCAAGACGCCTTGTTATTTCGCCTTGCATCGAAGCCCTTTTTGATTTCATCTGGCGAGACCTATTGCTGCACATACCAGGGATACTTTGCCCTAACTGAGACGCTTTGCTCAGTTGCATTGCCCAAACTGCCGGGGATAGGGAAGCTTTGCCCTAACTGCCGCCGGCCAATCTGCCGAGTTGTGCCTTTGGAAACGCGTAACTTGAGTTACCTTCGGTAAAACAGGCATAACTTTTCACTCGGTGCTCCGATTTGGCTCAATTTTTTACAGCAGAAAGGTAACAAAATTCTGCACATACAATAAAGAGCTAGTCAAATTTAGAcaatctcttggagatgctcttatcttGTGTTGCGGATCGATGCATTCAAAGCATATTTCTAAAAGAAGAATTTCTTTCTGATGATTAAGAGGGAAGCAAGGCTTGCACAACTTCATAGTGTTAGTTGGTAAACAAACTTTGTAATAAATATAGTTTGGATTGCCTTGACCGGCTCCTGGTTCTTGTAGCTCACGCGTAGATTTAGTATAAGCTGTTTGTAATCTGTTTGGGTTGTTGATAAAAGCAAGGGAGCCGGCTAGATCATCTAGActatataaatatgtaccctatttCGCCGTTTTGTGCAACAATTATTAATTAACATGCAATCACTGGTGTTCCGCCTACGCACCTCTGATTTGTTTTACCCAGCAACTGATGGCCGGGACTATTGTTAACTGGACACACCGGAGCAACCGAGGCAATGCAAGCCTCAAGCAGATCGATGGTTGGACACAGTTACATCGACGCTGGTACATAACGGCACCGATTGACAGTTGGCTGCCAGACAGTTAAGGGTGCCGTTATGTCAATGCTAAACACGATAGTTTGCCGGTGCactctttttttcaaaaaaaaaaaaatcatgtagaGCCACTGTACTGGAACCGTGGATCATTATTACGATCTCTCGTTTGCTTATATTTTAACTGCACGAAAGGCCGGGCGGCCAGTTGGCTAGTCCGGTCCGGTAGCGTCGCGCCCCAACAGGTCCTGAGTTCAATTCTCATCAGAAGCAAATTCCGGCAGTTGGTGTAAAAAAaaccctcgctgtgctcgccgcgaggcttggccctctcgggcatgggCCAAGGTTCGGGGGATTTCTCTACCCAGTTAAGCCGGTgtggcttcctcttaatgaaaaaacggTGGGGCCGTTTCCTCCCCCGGTAGAATTTGTTTTTCTTATATTTTAACTGCACCGTCACAAATAGGACCTAGATAGTATTACACCACCTCAGCGGTCTAAATAGTAAATATGTATGTGTCTTGGAGCTACCGTATAGCTCTTGGTTGGATGCAATTCCTTAAATTAACCCTGTACTCCCTTATCAAAAACcctatacttgttgagtaaaaAAAACTATATACTTGCATCCGTGATCGAATATTCTTTCTGAAAAAAAACATTTGTCGTTGTTTATACCGAAGGCATGTGCCTCCCAGAGACTTGATTAGACCGGAGTGACCGAGGGCTTAATGCTTTAGGGTGGTTTGAACACAGTGAAGGCGGGATTCGATATGATACCCGGTTATTATGGCGGACAACACTAGGTTCCAAAGCTCTATATAAAGTGGCCCTGGCGCGCATGATCATCAATTCATCATCATATATATGAGGAAAGCAAACCAACTCAAGATGGCTGAAAATTCACCGAAACGCATCATTGCAACAGCGGGCCTAGCCGCAAAGATCATGGTGTTGACCGCGCTTGACCATGTCTacttggcggcggccgcggaggcccAGGCGGTGCCGACCTGTGGCTTCCAGGTCGGCGGCGCTGTTTGCGGTGACGGCCGCTGCTGCAGCAGGTTCGGCTACTGCGGGTCCGGTCCAGCCTACTGCGGCTTCGGCTGTCAGAGCAACTGTCATGAGGGTCCTGCGCCCGCACCCACACCCACTCTCGCTGGCGTGGAGCTGGTG from Panicum virgatum strain AP13 chromosome 7N, P.virgatum_v5, whole genome shotgun sequence includes the following:
- the LOC120680981 gene encoding agglutinin isolectin 2-like, with the translated sequence MAENSPKRIIATAGLAAKIMVLTALDHVYLAAAAEAQAVPTCGFQVGGAVCGDGRCCSRFGYCGSGPAYCGFGCQSNCHEGPAPAPTPTLAGVELVKVGEQCGIQAGGAMCANNLCCSQFGFCGLGAKYCGVGCQSQCSGP